A window of the Equus asinus isolate D_3611 breed Donkey chromosome 20, EquAss-T2T_v2, whole genome shotgun sequence genome harbors these coding sequences:
- the OR52M1 gene encoding LOW QUALITY PROTEIN: olfactory receptor 52M1 (The sequence of the model RefSeq protein was modified relative to this genomic sequence to represent the inferred CDS: substituted 1 base at 1 genomic stop codon), whose translation MFVSNNACLVPTTFWLTGIPGLESLHIWLSIPFSSMYLVAVVGNVTILAVVKVERSLHQPMXFFLCMLAIIDLVLSTSTMPKLLAIFWFGAHNIDLDACLAQMFFIHCFATVESGIFLAMAFDRYVAICDPLRHTLVLTRTVVGHLGLAALLRGVLYIGTLPLMIRLRLSLYRTQIIAHSYCEHMAVVTLACGDTTVNNLYGMGIGFLVLILDSLAITASYVMIFRAVMGLATPEARLKTLGTCSSHICAILVFYIPIAVSSLTHRFGHHVPPHIHILLANFYLLIPPLLNPVVYAVRTKQIRERLLHILKAMAQTK comes from the coding sequence ATGTTCGTGTCTAATAATGCCTGCTTGGTGCCTACTACTTTCTGGCTTACTGGCATCCCAGGGCTGGAGTCCCTGCACATCTGGCTCTCCATTCCCTTCAGCTCTATGTACCTGGTGGCCGTGGTGGGGAATGTGACCATCCTGGCAGTGGTAAAAGTGGAACGCAGCCTGCACCAGCCCATGTAGTTCTTCCTCTGCATGTTGGCTATCATTGACTTAGTGCTGTCAACCTCTACCATGCCCAAACTGCTAGCCATATTCTGGTTTGGTGCCCACAACATTGACCTGGATGCCTGCTTGGCCCAGATGTTTTTCATCCACTGCTTTGCCACTGTTGAGTCAGGCATCTTCCTTGCAATGGCTTTTGATCGCTATGTCGCCATCTGTGACCCACTACGCCACACCTTGGTGCTCACTCGTACAGTGGTGGGTCATTTGGGCCTGGCTGCCCTCCTCCGTGGAGTACTCTACATTGGGACCCTGCCCCTGATGATTCGCCTGAGGCTGTCCCTTTACCGGACCCAAATCATTGCCCACTCCTACTGTGAGCACATGGCCGTGGTCACCTTGGCATGTGGTGACACAACAGTCAACAACTTATATGGAATGGGAATTGGCTTCCTGGTGTTGATCCTGGATTCATTAGCCATCACTGCCTCCTATGTGATGATTTTCAGGGCTGTAATGGGATTGGCCACCCCTGAGGCCAGGCTTAAAACTCTAGGGACATGCAGCTCTCACATCTGTGCCATCCTTGTGTTCTATATCCCCATTGCCGTTTCCTCTCTCACTCACCGCTTTGGCCATCACGTGCCTCCCCATATTCATATCCTTTTGGCCAACTTTTACCTCCTCATCCCACCTCTTCTTAACCCAGTTGTCTATGCTGTCCGTACCAAACAGATTCGAGAGAGACTTCTCCATATTCTTAAGGCAATGGCTCAAACCAAGTGA